One genomic segment of Deltaproteobacteria bacterium includes these proteins:
- a CDS encoding SWIM zinc finger family protein translates to MFDSRDVQRALGEPDFSRGLEYFERGMVRSAEFETRSRVHGRVAGSRANAYEVWAVLSFGVDDALRSVSGSCTCPVAFNCKHVAALLLAACNAPSRSKARDPVPHEVRRWLDRWSGRNGAAVELRPSGPPAAGQEHLFYVIHRSEMRGMCIDPYRAYLRKDRTIGSNFQRFDRRSSWARRNLTVQDSSLLGRLALFADDSFDPRSEWPEGEVLVDLVREIVETGRARAHDIHGVALSWTPPRRCELFWDVGEAGEQRLAARDGDGSSLTLLPFPAPFFVDSATGEMGVAETEMAPRMASWLAEAPAVPRAAVEAVAGALARMGKHAPVPRLQRVEERTGVAPEPVLVLYGREQKVVLYEPGEYRRGRGRDVSAVYPCARVEVAYAGAERRLRPGEAGEIRADDGPVVIRCDPVKEAGLREAFVQAAKRHGGEDPGALRYEVSPPSGVREADVVFPPLMKGDAQDAVAAGIDFVAQGVPALRAEGWRVEIERTWPFRLHEGPVAFSTSLDPSD, encoded by the coding sequence TTGTTCGATAGCCGCGACGTCCAGCGCGCGCTCGGGGAGCCCGACTTCTCGCGGGGTCTGGAGTATTTCGAGCGCGGCATGGTGCGTTCGGCGGAATTCGAGACCCGGTCGCGAGTCCATGGGCGGGTGGCGGGTAGCCGGGCCAACGCGTACGAGGTCTGGGCCGTGTTGTCTTTCGGTGTGGACGATGCGTTGCGCTCGGTGTCGGGATCCTGCACCTGCCCGGTGGCCTTCAACTGCAAGCATGTGGCAGCGTTGCTGCTGGCCGCGTGCAACGCGCCGTCCCGGTCCAAGGCTCGGGACCCCGTACCGCACGAGGTCCGCCGCTGGCTCGATCGCTGGTCCGGGCGGAACGGCGCGGCGGTCGAACTCCGGCCGTCCGGGCCTCCCGCGGCCGGGCAGGAGCATCTCTTCTACGTCATCCACCGGAGTGAGATGCGCGGCATGTGCATCGACCCCTACCGGGCGTATCTCAGGAAAGACCGCACCATCGGCAGCAACTTTCAACGGTTCGACCGGCGTTCCTCCTGGGCCCGGCGGAACCTGACCGTGCAGGATTCCAGTCTCCTCGGAAGGCTCGCGTTGTTCGCCGACGACAGTTTCGACCCGCGCTCGGAATGGCCGGAGGGCGAGGTGCTGGTGGACCTCGTCCGGGAGATCGTGGAGACGGGCCGCGCCCGCGCTCACGACATCCACGGCGTTGCGTTGTCATGGACGCCGCCGCGGCGGTGCGAACTCTTCTGGGATGTGGGGGAGGCCGGTGAACAGCGCCTGGCGGCGCGGGACGGCGACGGTTCTTCCCTCACCCTGTTGCCGTTCCCGGCGCCGTTCTTTGTCGATTCCGCCACCGGTGAGATGGGCGTCGCCGAGACGGAGATGGCGCCTCGGATGGCGTCCTGGCTTGCCGAGGCGCCGGCAGTGCCGCGCGCTGCGGTGGAGGCGGTGGCCGGCGCGCTCGCGCGGATGGGAAAGCACGCCCCAGTCCCCCGGCTCCAACGCGTGGAGGAGCGCACCGGCGTGGCGCCCGAACCGGTCCTGGTGCTCTACGGCCGCGAGCAGAAAGTGGTCCTCTACGAGCCCGGCGAATACCGCCGGGGCCGTGGCAGGGACGTCTCGGCCGTCTATCCGTGCGCCCGGGTGGAGGTCGCCTACGCGGGCGCGGAACGGAGGCTGCGTCCCGGAGAGGCGGGGGAAATCCGCGCCGACGACGGGCCGGTTGTGATCCGTTGCGATCCCGTTAAGGAAGCAGGCTTGCGGGAGGCGTTCGTGCAGGCGGCGAAACGCCATGGCGGCGAGGATCCGGGGGCGTTGCGCTACGAGGTCTCGCCTCCCTCCGGGGTGCGCGAAGCGGACGTCGTCTTCCCGCCCTTGATGAAAGGGGATGCTCAGGACGCCGTGGCGGCCGGCATCGACTTCGTTGCGCAGGGGGTTCCCGCGCTCCGGGCCGAGGGATGGCGTGTCGAGATCGAGCGGACATGGCCTTTCCGCCTCCACGAGGGGCCGGTCGCGTTCTCGACCTCGCTCGACCCGTCGGAC